The DNA sequence GGTACCCGTCGGTACTGTAAGCGAGGTGCAGGCCGTCCTGACCGTTATCCTTGAAGTAGGCAAACAGGTAAACGGACGCCGGCGACTGGCCCGAAACGGAACCACTAAAGAAGATAAATAAGCTAACCAGCAGGCAGACGATACGCATGAATTTCATTGGTTTGATACCGACAAAACACGAAAGCCCCCATTCGTCTACCCATCCGTTTTGCCGGATGATCGTACTTACAAGCAGAACGCTGTCCTAAAATCGGTAACAATTGGCCCAAATTCAAACGTTGACCACCAGGGCCGGCAATATCTTTGCTTCCATCAATGCCCGACGCCTTCTATCCACACCCTTCCCTCTGTAAACGGCAGCGCGCCCAACCGGACAACCGGTCGGGCGCGCTGCCACTCTGCCCCTTCGCCCGATTACAGCGGATTCTGCACAATGGCCTTGTTGGCATTGAGTTCCCGGCGCGGAATCAGGAATTCCCACTGTTTGTCGCCCGCCGGTACGTCGAACAGAACGGCTACGGCCGAGACTACATTGGCCCCGTTACGGTTCAGCGGCATATTCGTCCGTTTCAGGTCGGTGAACCGGAAGCCTTCACCCCATAACTCCACACGCCGGTTGAATGAGATCTCCTCGAGCAGTTGTGCGCCCGTTTTTGTCGACAGCTGGTACGACGGATCACGTCGGCTAACCAGGTTGAACAAGGCCGTAGCAGCCTCGGTCGCGTTCCCCAGGCGGGCCTGCGCTTCGGCTTCGATCAGGTACATTTCGGCGGCCCGCATATACGGAATATCGCCCATAGCACTGGTCGACGGGGTTCCCGGCAGGCGAAACTTCTGGTTCATGTAGGGAGCCCGGACCCCACCCGCCGGTACAACCGAGTTGGCCGTTGTTGGGGTTTTCACCCACATCCTGGACCGCACGTCCGTCGTTGGAATCCGGTCGTACAACAGGCTGTTGATCACCCGCGGTACCAGCCGGATAACTGTCGAGTTGAAGTTGCTGGAGATGTAGGAGTGGTAGGCCCCGAAGAACTCCGACTGGTCTTCCTGGTGATCGAATCCCCAGATCCATTCTGGATTGGCGATGTCCGAGAATCCCTCCTGGTACTGGGCCACACTCATGAGCGTATACCCTTTCCGGGCGTCTACGGCATATCTGGCCGCATCGGCCCAGTTCTGCTGGGTCAGCGCCACCCGGGCCTGCAGGCCTTTGACCACCTCCAGGTTGATGTGCGATTTGAAACTCCGGGCCGATGTCAGCAGTGCAGAAGCCGCAGCCAGGTCGGCATTGATCTGCGTGTACACCTCCTCCACTGTCGCGCGGGGCAGCCCTTCGGTAATGGGTTGCAGCACCAGCGGCACGCCCGGCTGGCTGTTGGGTTTGGCCGCTGCGTCGTACCGTTTGCCGTAGAGCTGCACCAGGTTAAAATACGAGAAAGCCCGCAGAGCCAGTGCTTCTCCTTTTACCTGGTCCCGCTCCCCCTGCTCACCGGCGGCATTGTCGATGCTGGCAATGGCGATGTTGGCGTTGCCGATGATGCGGTAATAAAGCTGGTAGGGCATTTCGTCGCCAACCGATGATTCCGAACGGTGGGCCTGCCAGCGCATCTCCGGCACGTGCCAGTTGCTCGATGCGTTGGGAAACACCAGATCCTCGCCCATAGCATCCAGAATGATCATCATGGCCGGATGACCGAAGTGACCCTGCGAGCCCAGGTACCGCACAATCATAGCCCGGTAAATACCGTTGATGGCGGCTTTGGCGTTTTTGGTAGTGGCATACGCAGCCCCGGCGTCAACACTGCCGGTGGGCGACGTTTCCAGGTAGTCTTTTTCGCAGGAAGTGGTGAGCAGCGCAGCGGCCATCACCAGTGTTAGAAATCGTAGTTTCATGAGTTGATGGAAGCTTAAAGCGTAAAGGAAACACCCAGTACCAGACTCTTGGCCGGGCTGAATGCGTTACTGGTTACCCCGGTGAAGTTCTGCTGAACGTTCATTCCCTGCCGACGGGATAGGATCAGCAGGTTCTCGCCACTCACGTATACCTGCGCATTTTCCAGGAATAGTCTGCGGGCCAGTACCGTTGGTACCGTATAGGAAAGGGTGATGGACCGGATATTCAGGTAGCTAGCATCGATGAGCCACCGGTCTGAAGCCGCATCGAAATCGGTCGTCCGGGCCGCGTCCATGCGCGGTACGTTGGTGATGTCACCGGGAGCGCGCCACCGGTTCAGAATATCCACCGACTTGGCACTGCCGTAGCCACCCGAGCTCATCAGGGCCGCATAAGCCGCATCGTAGGTCTTGCCACCCAGTTGGTATACGGCCAGCGCCGATAGCGTCAGCCCTTTGTACCGGAACGTGTTGGTGATACCGCCACTTAGCGCCGGGATCGACGACCCGTTGTAGTGGTAGCGGGCGTTGTTAACGTTAGTCGTGAGCGTATCACCCGTTTCCGTAACGTACGAGCTACCCGCTACGTAGTTGGCGGCCCGGTACTGGGCTTCGCCCGTTCGGGGGTTCACACCTTTATACTCCCGCAGCCAGTAATCGTAAATGGACCGACCTACGGCGAGCTTTTTCGTACCGTCG is a window from the Spirosoma rigui genome containing:
- a CDS encoding RagB/SusD family nutrient uptake outer membrane protein, with translation MKLRFLTLVMAAALLTTSCEKDYLETSPTGSVDAGAAYATTKNAKAAINGIYRAMIVRYLGSQGHFGHPAMMIILDAMGEDLVFPNASSNWHVPEMRWQAHRSESSVGDEMPYQLYYRIIGNANIAIASIDNAAGEQGERDQVKGEALALRAFSYFNLVQLYGKRYDAAAKPNSQPGVPLVLQPITEGLPRATVEEVYTQINADLAAASALLTSARSFKSHINLEVVKGLQARVALTQQNWADAARYAVDARKGYTLMSVAQYQEGFSDIANPEWIWGFDHQEDQSEFFGAYHSYISSNFNSTVIRLVPRVINSLLYDRIPTTDVRSRMWVKTPTTANSVVPAGGVRAPYMNQKFRLPGTPSTSAMGDIPYMRAAEMYLIEAEAQARLGNATEAATALFNLVSRRDPSYQLSTKTGAQLLEEISFNRRVELWGEGFRFTDLKRTNMPLNRNGANVVSAVAVLFDVPAGDKQWEFLIPRRELNANKAIVQNPL